agtgttggcaaggatatggagaaaagggcacgcttgtgcagtgttggtgggatgtaaattggtgtggccactatggaggttcttaaaaaattaaaaatagaactaccatatgatccagcaattctacttctgggtagttttccaaagaaaacaaaatcactaatttgaaaagatatatgtgccGCTacgttcactgtagcattattcacaatagtgaaGATACGTAAGCaattaagtgtccattgatagatgaatggataaagaagagatggtgtgtgtatatactgtatatggaatactactcagccataaaaatgaatggaatcttgccatttgtgacaacatggatagacctagagggtattatgctaagtgaaataagtcagacagagaaagacaaatactctatgattcacttacatatggaatctaaaaaacaagacaaatgaacatacatatcaaaacagaaacagaggcgTGGGCCAAAGGGTCCTCTGAATCCTCGCTGGATTCCGGAGGGAGAGGGGCACGCGGAGACGGGCACCAGCTGTTCCAAAGACAGCGCAGCTGCACCTGCGAGAGGTGTGATTCGATTCCCTTAGCCCAGTCAGAGGCATTCCTCACAGACCGCTTGGATAAAGTGTGTGAGCGAATGAATGACTACAAGCTTGAAGAAGACCCCGTGATTAAGGAGAAGAATTTCAAGAGATTTGCTCCAAGGAAAGgagacaaaatatacaaagaatttttaaaattctatttttattctgatGCTTACAGACATTTGAAATTCGCGTGTGAAACTATAATGGAAGAGTACGAAGATGAAATGTTCTCACTTATGGCCCAGGAGGCACACTACCTCGCTGACAAGCTGTGCAGCGAGAAATCAGGTCTGTGTGAAACTTCTACTAATCACAGTGAACTCTAGGAATGATGGTGCTGCTAGCTAGAGGAGAGACAAGTCACAGCCCCCAAGGTCAATGTCTGCATTTCTGTCTTCATGTTTCTTCATGAGAAGAAACTTTATGTCTCTTGTTCATAGTGCATTGTCTCATGtttgatattttattgaaaatctCATTTGGCATCATGACAAGCCCCAATTCTTTCTATAGGTGAAGCTGAGGAGTGCATGAAATGAATTACCTTTGTAGATTTTGATACAAACAGGCTTGGCAGGAAAGCATTTAACTCAGTAATAGGAAAAAAGTGAAGacatttcataaatgaaataaGGATTTAATAACGTGTACTGTATATTTCACGCACATATACAAGTATAGTGCTCTGTTTGATAAAAACTTGATTTGATTTCATAAATACTTGATTAGtcatgaaattaagaaaacatattGCTGCAAATTCCAGGTTAATTTTTCTGGGTTGCATGGCTATCACTGAAAGAAGCAAACTCACTTTATATCaggaatgaaatttaaatttctagaaaccttaagtttaaaaactttttaatttctaaaatttaattaaatgcatAAAAAGCAGTGAGCACTTTTACAGGGAACAGTAACTATATTGGCCTTTCTGATGCATACATCCTGAATTCAAATGATTTAGAAAATTGATttattattcatgtatttattatcATGTAGTCTTAAAGGATGATACCAATGGCCATGTTTTGTTTCGCTGCAAACTCTCCTGTCGTGCCTTTGTTTCTTAAAGACTTTCACCTAACATTTAGCGTGTAGATTTTACTACTAACCAACCTATCATTCTTTCTATGGATGTTTTTGTAGGTGTGGAGATGGAAGGAGAGGTGGGAACTTATGGAAAATAGCCTTTTGACCACGTTAATAACAGAGTGTAGTAATAATCTAACTCTTGGAGATTTCATTGTCTCTGTTAAGTTTACATTCATTGGAATATAACTTTAATCATTTAAAAGGTCAGGACCTATTTTACACTTGTTTTAAAGAAGTTCTCATTGTTGTCTCTGAGAATTTACTAGGTAGGATGCTTATACTTTGTCATGTGGATTTCTATTTGCTAAGAATAAGCCAAGACCAATGAATCCACTTCACTGAGGAGTGGAGAGTAGAATAGAGCAAAGtccccaaaacaaaaactatttgcCATATGTTACCTGATGGCCTAGAAAGCACATTACTTAAGCCACTCAACTGACTCGTCAGGAGGAAATAATTctcacatttataaaaatttgccaaaatgaagagaaagacgTTTCCATTCTTCTCCTTTACCCACCTCAACTCTTattaaaagttacatttttaaagttaattccatttatttgggAAAACTGAGAAGGTTTGTGATTTTTTGATATGTCTGTAGCTGGCTAAGTAGTATAGATCCTACATATTATAACCCAATGAGGCTGCACTGCATGCAAATGacaaaaaatggaaataggattaaagaaaaattagcatCATTTTTCAGTAGGGTAGTAAAATTGTGACTTAACACATAGGCCCTATAACTTTAGTAAACTTAACTATTTAAGTTTAATTTAGCATTTCAAAAAATGAGTCATAAACATTTTCCTAACTTAGGCTTCCTTGGTAAATGCACTAAACTGTTTCTTCACGGGAACATGTAGAGACACTGGCACGAAGTTCCCTCGAAAACCATAACATTTGTGATTGAAGAAGTGTTGGCTGCGGTCCTTCCATACCTTCAATGGTAAATCTGACACATTCTCACATCTAGACAGTACTAATGCTAATCGTAGAATTTAAGAGATTTTGGGCTTTTGTTTCCCACCTAAAGGACCTTGGGGAGGTATGCCTTCCCTCCACTGACACTGACGGCTGTTTCTCATGGATATTGAGGCTTCTGCTTTGACTGGAGAGAACCAAATATCTTGCCTCTGATGGGGAATATCTTAAGGTTTTGCTAAATAGggcttttcagttttttcttactTCCCAGTAAAAATAATCTTGTCTCTTGCAAGATTTTCAATATCTCATGACttagataattttttaatttccagatcAAACTTGTTAAACACATGTAACTGTTTGTAGTTACTGATTAACACTACATTTGAGTGAGCCACTGCATTTCTTATGGCTGCGATGACTCTTAAGTTTCCCTCTGGGTGTGGTGAGGCTGCGCTGCTTTTGCTAATGAACAATAATGAGAGAGTAGCTAACTGCTGGCTTTGCCATGCCTCCAAACACATTCCtgcattttaatgacttttattgaccaaaaacaaagcaaaagcaaaaagccagaaaaagaaaaaaagaagaaaaagaaacaaaacaacacctaGGGTGTGGCAGAAAAGTTTCTTAGAGTCCATGAAAAGCACCTAATTCTGGGTCAGAAGAAAATCTCGGAGAAAAGGTGGGGAGAGGTTTATAATGCTTATTAAAATAATGTGGAGAGAAGACATGTTTCAGGTAGATGATTTCAAATCGTACTTTTAGGAGATGGTTTCTTTGGGTCTCCATGGAAGACTTCTGTGAGCCTCTGCTCATAAAGAAAAGACCAAATTGGCTGAGATGAACAGCTTATATTTTGTTATGTGGATTACGATTTGCTAAGAAGAAGCCAAGACCAATGAATCCATTTCACTGAGGAGTGGAGAGTGGAATAGAGCAAAGCTCCAAATGGGAGAGATCAATACTTGATTTACTAAAGCAagccctaaaaaaaaaagtcaataactGGTTATATTTTTTATACCTATTTCTCTGCTTGGttgatatttattaatatatgtaatagcattatctaaatattttaaaatataaaaaaacaaacaaaaaaaaccaaaacagaaacagagtcgtagatacagagaaaaaacaggtggttgctagaggggaggggatgggggagatgACTGTAATAGGTGAGGgcaattaagaggtacaaacataaaataaatgagtcaaagggataaaatgtacagtgtgggaatacagtcaataataatatatctttgt
The genomic region above belongs to Phocoena phocoena chromosome 2, mPhoPho1.1, whole genome shotgun sequence and contains:
- the LOC136119403 gene encoding protein canopy homolog 1-like, which gives rise to MNDYKLEEDPVIKEKNFKRFAPRKGDKIYKEFLKFYFYSDAYRHLKFACETIMEEYEDEMFSLMAQEAHYLADKLCSEKSGLCETSTNHSEL